The Methanomethylovorans hollandica DSM 15978 genome includes a region encoding these proteins:
- a CDS encoding MM0924 family protein, which translates to MQSFIVEHYLQKNVDVYCGGPDTFQGIVEACADGVLTLRKEDKYTHIAIDKIIAIWEK; encoded by the coding sequence ATGCAATCATTCATTGTTGAACACTATCTGCAAAAAAATGTAGATGTATATTGTGGTGGACCAGATACCTTCCAGGGAATAGTTGAAGCCTGTGCTGATGGAGTCCTTACTCTCAGGAAAGAGGACAAGTACACTCACATAGCTATTGACAAGATCATCGCTATCTGGGAGAAATAA